The Peribacillus simplex genome contains a region encoding:
- a CDS encoding SagB family peptide dehydrogenase, giving the protein MSLEAFLHNLHFDIEKASPPDWEVDWDDAPLTYKLYRDLPVFPLSLEVPLTLEGCSGPSKQDLEGIGHFLWYAYGLTQVSQVPSSSESEDLMQSFRRFPPSGGALYPSELYVYLKLEGLSAGVYHYDAAHHRLVLLREGNFDSYITKALGETFDMSACFGTVFVSTMFWKNFYKYNNFSYRLQGLDAGVLLGQLLEVAKRFGIAAGVCFQFLDRAINHLLGLSEEEESTYAVIPLSEEPSFRFREERSMDRPVNSTELLLELTDIQPQHYVRSRRIREFPMLTKMNEASMIESTQSFRRISPKNGAKPEGHIVALPIVKRLSYDLASVCRKRFSPEMDFVLGKVSQWQLAALLQEATASFSYRNDLDGKSENNEHRVSLYACLYNVEDIQDGAYHYDSTTHSLRQIQSGDQRLLLQYGMSLDIMNFQQVPICIHVVGERDYSKTQLGYRGYRIQQMEAGMLVQKLLLASSALGMNGHPLLGFDVNMCDELYKIGGPQRKTGLIQIPIGHYHDRPWLKGSLHS; this is encoded by the coding sequence ATGAGTCTAGAGGCATTTTTACACAATTTGCATTTTGATATCGAAAAGGCAAGTCCGCCGGATTGGGAAGTGGATTGGGATGATGCACCGCTAACGTATAAGCTTTACCGTGACTTGCCTGTTTTTCCGCTATCACTGGAGGTGCCGCTGACGCTCGAGGGGTGCAGCGGACCTTCAAAACAGGACCTCGAAGGAATCGGTCATTTTCTCTGGTATGCATATGGCCTGACCCAAGTCAGTCAGGTACCGAGTTCCTCGGAATCTGAGGACCTCATGCAGTCATTCCGGCGTTTTCCGCCATCAGGCGGAGCTTTGTATCCAAGTGAATTGTACGTGTACTTGAAGCTGGAGGGATTATCTGCTGGTGTATACCATTATGATGCGGCACACCACCGGTTGGTTTTGCTGCGGGAAGGGAATTTTGATTCATATATAACAAAAGCTCTTGGTGAAACCTTTGATATGTCCGCATGCTTTGGCACCGTTTTTGTATCGACGATGTTTTGGAAAAACTTCTACAAATATAATAACTTTTCATACCGTCTGCAAGGTCTGGATGCAGGCGTGCTTCTTGGACAGTTGCTCGAAGTGGCGAAACGGTTTGGAATCGCAGCCGGGGTGTGCTTCCAATTCCTTGATCGGGCCATCAATCATCTGCTCGGGCTTTCGGAAGAGGAAGAGAGCACGTATGCTGTGATCCCCTTATCGGAAGAACCTTCTTTTAGATTTAGAGAAGAAAGGAGTATGGACCGGCCTGTCAATTCAACGGAATTATTGCTGGAATTGACGGATATTCAGCCCCAACACTATGTTCGGTCGCGAAGAATCAGGGAATTTCCGATGCTGACTAAAATGAATGAAGCATCCATGATCGAATCCACCCAATCATTCCGGCGGATCAGTCCGAAGAATGGGGCGAAGCCCGAAGGACATATTGTAGCCCTTCCTATCGTGAAGCGGTTGTCCTATGACTTGGCATCAGTTTGCCGGAAGCGATTTTCACCTGAAATGGACTTCGTACTCGGTAAAGTCAGTCAATGGCAACTGGCTGCTCTCCTGCAGGAGGCAACCGCTTCGTTCTCCTATCGAAATGACTTGGATGGAAAAAGCGAGAACAACGAACATCGCGTTTCATTATATGCTTGTTTGTATAATGTGGAAGACATTCAAGATGGTGCATACCATTACGACAGCACGACACATTCATTACGACAGATACAATCAGGAGATCAGAGGCTCCTATTGCAATACGGAATGTCCCTCGATATCATGAATTTTCAGCAAGTGCCGATCTGCATACATGTAGTTGGTGAGCGGGATTATTCCAAAACGCAACTTGGATATAGAGGATACCGCATCCAGCAAATGGAAGCGGGGATGCTCGTTCAGAAATTACTGCTAGCGTCGTCAGCCCTCGGAATGAACGGACACCCGCTGCTCGGCTTTGATGTGAATATGTGTGATGAACTTTACAAGATAGGCGGTCCGCAAAGGAAAACGGGCCTGATCCAAATCCCGATCGGACACTATCATGATCGCCCTTGGCTGAAGGGGAGTCTGCATAGTTAA
- a CDS encoding TOMM precursor leader peptide-binding protein: MKTDVLVVGEGVLADHVHGDLSGQYQVNRQTDFEAGIPKTAAMVLLLQDAWNPAVHLKAEEVIRQAGIPWLRGFVSFGEGVIGPLVRPDVPGCSQCADQRHLMAGRDRKEMWGIRKQLEENGGIDRDAAASRTGLLQMAHLICAEVRKAMKGEGARSEGCVSIINLKTLNGSWHSFLPDPLCPVCSALPDDSKERARISLQPSPKISPGSYRTRSMEELNEVLAKDYLDHRTGFLNNKMIDLVPPFADVSVNLPLFIGDEGAAGRTLSYAVSEMTAILEGLERYCGMEPRGKRTVIHDSYNNLKDFALDPIRIGVHSKENYAQRDFPFQPFNPDRSIDWVWGHSFLQERPILVPELLSYYSLGCGHGFVYETSNGCALGGSLEEAIFYGIMEVVERDSFLLTWYAQLPLTRLDPYSANDKELELMIDRARAAAGYDIHLFNSTMEHGIPSVWALAKNRKQKGLNIICAAGAHLDPVRAVKSAVFELAGMMLTLDDKLEENQDEVEKMLHDSSLVRKMDDHGMLYGLPQAEERLQFLLDDDRPMRTFAEEYGEKVNHPDLTEDLQEILQEFRRLQLEVIVVGQTTPEIARNGLHCVKVLIPGMLPMTFGHHLTRITGLERILRVPMEIGYAERPLEFEQLNPHPHPFP, translated from the coding sequence GTGAAAACTGACGTATTGGTTGTCGGGGAAGGAGTGTTGGCCGACCATGTTCATGGGGACCTGTCCGGCCAATATCAGGTGAATCGCCAAACCGATTTCGAGGCAGGAATACCGAAAACGGCGGCTATGGTCCTTCTGCTGCAAGATGCCTGGAATCCCGCCGTCCATTTAAAGGCGGAAGAGGTGATAAGGCAAGCGGGCATTCCATGGCTGCGGGGGTTCGTATCATTTGGAGAGGGAGTGATAGGTCCGTTGGTGCGCCCGGATGTTCCTGGCTGCTCACAGTGTGCGGACCAAAGGCATCTCATGGCCGGGCGCGATCGAAAAGAAATGTGGGGAATCCGCAAACAGCTGGAGGAAAATGGGGGGATAGATCGTGATGCGGCTGCATCACGCACAGGCCTTTTACAGATGGCACACTTGATTTGTGCAGAGGTAAGGAAGGCGATGAAAGGGGAAGGCGCCCGTTCGGAAGGGTGTGTATCAATCATCAACTTGAAAACGCTGAATGGCTCGTGGCACTCATTTTTACCAGATCCATTGTGTCCGGTTTGCTCAGCATTACCTGATGACTCGAAGGAGCGTGCCAGGATTTCGTTGCAGCCAAGTCCGAAGATCAGTCCCGGCAGTTACCGTACCCGTTCAATGGAGGAGCTGAATGAAGTTCTGGCCAAGGATTACCTGGACCATCGCACAGGTTTCTTGAATAATAAAATGATAGACCTTGTGCCGCCATTTGCCGATGTAAGTGTTAATTTGCCTTTGTTCATAGGAGATGAGGGGGCGGCAGGCCGTACTCTCTCATATGCGGTCAGTGAGATGACTGCCATATTGGAGGGATTGGAAAGGTATTGCGGAATGGAGCCCCGCGGTAAACGGACAGTCATACATGACAGTTACAACAACCTTAAAGATTTTGCGCTCGATCCCATCAGGATAGGGGTACACTCGAAGGAAAATTATGCACAGCGGGATTTCCCGTTTCAGCCGTTTAATCCTGACCGCTCGATAGATTGGGTGTGGGGCCACTCATTTTTGCAAGAGCGGCCGATCTTGGTCCCGGAATTGCTTTCCTATTACAGCTTGGGCTGCGGTCATGGATTTGTCTATGAAACTTCCAATGGCTGTGCTTTAGGGGGAAGTTTGGAGGAGGCCATTTTCTACGGCATCATGGAAGTGGTCGAACGTGATTCGTTTCTTCTGACCTGGTATGCGCAGCTGCCCCTCACACGTCTTGACCCATATTCAGCAAATGACAAAGAACTTGAGCTGATGATTGACAGGGCGAGGGCGGCAGCGGGATATGATATCCATTTGTTTAATTCGACCATGGAACATGGTATCCCGAGCGTATGGGCGTTGGCGAAAAACAGGAAACAAAAAGGATTGAATATCATCTGTGCCGCAGGGGCCCATCTGGACCCGGTCCGGGCTGTGAAAAGCGCGGTTTTCGAGTTGGCGGGCATGATGCTGACACTTGACGATAAATTGGAAGAGAACCAGGATGAGGTTGAGAAAATGCTGCATGATTCCTCACTGGTACGGAAAATGGATGATCATGGTATGCTTTACGGTTTACCGCAAGCCGAAGAGCGGCTGCAGTTTCTGCTGGATGATGACCGCCCGATGCGAACATTCGCTGAAGAATACGGGGAAAAGGTGAACCATCCGGACTTGACGGAAGATTTGCAGGAAATCCTTCAGGAGTTTCGCCGATTGCAACTCGAGGTGATCGTGGTGGGTCAGACGACACCGGAAATTGCACGGAATGGATTACATTGCGTGAAAGTGCTGATACCGGGGATGCTGCCGATGACATTCGGCCATCATCTTACCCGCATAACGGGGCTTGAGAGAATACTGAGGGTTCCGATGGAAATAGGATATGCTGAACGGCCGCTTGAATTCGAACAGCTCAATCCGCATCCGCATCCTTTTCCATAA